Below is a window of Stygiolobus azoricus DNA.
TTGTTAGATGGACCAATAGTAGATCCTCCTATAATAGAGGAGAAGGGAGGGAAGCAATCGATTCCCTCTCTAAAAGAGCTTGCAAGTATGAGGTCACAGCACGTAGTGAGTCTACTGGAGAAGGGTAAGACGGTGCTTGGAATAGCTAAGAGGTTTTCGGAGCGATTCCTTGTCTCTTTACTCAAGGAGAGAGGCTATTTGAAGGACACAGACTATAGGGAAAAGATGGTAGTAGACAGTCTTCTCTCTCGCTTTGTTGGAGAGGGGATTACGGGAATTGGGGTAATAGAATGGGATAAAGTAAGTAGGGAAGTAAGTGAACTAGACAAGCTCATGTCAGCTTATGAAGCTTATAAGGAACATAGTGGTGGAAAACTGAAGATTGCTTCCGTTTACGTTAAGGCTTCTAAGATAGGTGTCCCAAGTAGGGTGGATATTGCGTACATTAACAATTATGATTTGGAAAAAGTCCTCTCACTTATTGCCACTTGGGAAGTCAAGGACAGGGCTGAGCTGAACTTACTAACAGTTATGGCTGATGCCCTTTCCACAATTAATAATCAAGAAGTTAAGCAGTTTAGGGAGTATTATACTATAAAGACCGTTGAGAAATTAAAGGATAAAGACTACATACTGTCTAATTTCGTGTTGAGGAAGAAGATTTAACAGCCCTACCGAGTTATTAGTGGTTAACAGCTTGACTCACCCCACATATCACGAGTTTCTAGTTTACTTAGTTGTATCTAATTTCTAACTTTTTTGTAAGGTGTTTAAACATCGCGTCTCTATCATCATGTGCTTTTTCCTATCCGCACTCGATACTTTAATCTAACGTCATTAAGTTCTCGTACTGGTTATTCGCATAGTCTGAGCTTACGGTTGTATTTCTGTCGTGACGAGATAAATATTTCCTCATCTCTTTCATGGTGGGTTTGTTTGCATCAATATATCGTTAAACCTTATTGACTTCACTAATGCTAAACCTGGTGGTGCACTTGTTAGGATATCTGCATAGTCCTTTGCTCCCATGTCCTCGAGTACGTCTTTGTTATTCCTCATAATTATTTTTGTATTAGTCAACTGTAATATCAGTTCGTTTAAGTCTTGAGGCATATGAGTAGCCAGTATGGCTCCTAAACCTCTGACCCTACCCAGCCTAAGGATCCTATTGATCATCCTTTCTATAGTAGATTTGGAAACTTCTCCCTTAGCTTGAGGGAAGAACTCGTGAGCTTCATCAATTATCAATAGCGTTAAGAAAGTTCTTTTAGGATTTCTCTTATACCACTTGTCCTTAAAGCTATATATCTCGTTTAGTATCTCGTACACGACTATAGAGATTGGGTCTGTGGACTCCGTGGACTCCAGAAGGAATGATAAGTCGATTATTAAGAGCTCTGAGTTTAGGATTTCTTCCGGTAATTCATGAATCGTATTTTCGACGTCGAATATGCCAAAATCCTTCAGACTCCTCATCAACCTATTAATGTTAGACTTTGTACTGGAATGTAAATCGAGCTCTTTATCCATTACGTATTTTAACAACGTATATAAGTAAAAGACTGGGGAGTCAGAGTTCTCGTTTGACTTCTTTATAATGATATACTTATCTTTCTGATTATTGGAAGT
It encodes the following:
- a CDS encoding DNA double-strand break repair nuclease NurA, producing the protein MEAFRKIDDIVEKSIDRYNVIKTVIESVDLSDLGLSVYYPKFTRVKGVYCAIDGSKNVQNLGDVYLIVAKAVKVIGEVTLGKKVINKDPVFAVEIEDDYMGEDTVSNDSIRLMIYLESQLLGTCDECDYVLLDGPIVDPPIIEEKGGKQSIPSLKELASMRSQHVVSLLEKGKTVLGIAKRFSERFLVSLLKERGYLKDTDYREKMVVDSLLSRFVGEGITGIGVIEWDKVSREVSELDKLMSAYEAYKEHSGGKLKIASVYVKASKIGVPSRVDIAYINNYDLEKVLSLIATWEVKDRAELNLLTVMADALSTINNQEVKQFREYYTIKTVEKLKDKDYILSNFVLRKKI